Proteins found in one Planococcus citri chromosome 2, ihPlaCitr1.1, whole genome shotgun sequence genomic segment:
- the LOC135835540 gene encoding uncharacterized protein DDB_G0271670-like, with protein MGTEKDKIRSVKSNRPPPIPPRPQHLIPVKAISKYSSMPDILNGWKKDTNPDLLKINGSAGGDASTMHNGTKKSSLFSISREYRVKNAVVDNTVAAAGTLKTYTYNGNGDCNYDYKTTKTATSTPEKAVTIAAANAAPSIVNGKTPSKKFSCIPSRSNSKKKKNILSSINVCTNGNATNTSNGRATKNHNSRSGHSNSGAEISQTSWYVEDVGNTMVQLSKCEITLNSDNNNCRYKEQTHQHHQQQQVAPATNTVNNSNNNNCNNFTTNRQPRYRRFHSPMTSSSSLSGLPPLPKSLSDASLLWESADKKLSSYSINLSSSSSNASSCSRSSGSSHHSKVPASPSSKTSTSSSTGTATGQTQTTANASDDHSMTTTTTSSAQSGDAVPRDDQKQSPPPPPPRKPTSLDMKLAILRKEMHDLRQMDLSLLSQLWSLNEAIHEFRQMQESLSPHTPSSHSSDEDDCECYYSNVDPQGVINQSQNTTGSNSSRSSVNTSRTNIREA; from the exons ATGGGTACTGAAAAAGATAAGATACGCTCTGTGAAGAGCAACAGACCGCCACCTATACCGCCCAGACCTCAGCATTTAATACCGGTCAAAGCGATCTCAAAGTATTCGTCTATGCCGGATATTCTTAACGGTTGGAAGAAAGATACGAATCcggatttattgaaaataaacggTAGCGCAGGAGGCGACGCTTCGACCATGCATAATGGTACGAAAAAAAGCAGCCTATTCAGTATATCTCGCGAATACCGCGTTAAAAACGCAGTCGTAGATAACACAGTGGCCGCTGCTGGCACCTTGAAAACCTATACTTACAATGGTAACGGCGATTGTAATTACGATTATAAAACGACGAAGACGGCGACATCGACACCCGAGAAAGCGGTGACCATTGCGGCTGCCAACGCTGCCCCTTCTATCGTTAATGGAAAAACGCCGTCGAAAAAGTTCAGCTGTATACCATCCAGAAGtaattcgaaaaagaaaaagaatataTTATCGTCAATTAACGTTTGTACCAATGGCAATGCTACTAATACGAGTAATGGTCGCGCGACCAAAAATCACAACAGTCGTAGCGGCCACTCTAACAGCGGCGCAGAGATCAGCCAGACGAGCTGGTACGTCGAGGATGTAGGAAATACGATGGTGCAATTATCCAAGTGCGAAATTACCCTAAATTCCGATAATAATAATTGCAGATATAAAGAACAAACGCACCAGCACCACCAGCAACAACAAGTGGCTCCAGCGACGAATACCGTTAacaatagtaataataataattgtaataattttacaACCAACAGGCAGCCTCGTTATAGGCGATTTCATTCGCCGATGACGTCCTCCTCGTCGTTGAGCGGACTGCCGCCGTTACCAAAAAGTCTTAGCGATGCTAGTCTACTGTGGGAGTCGGCCG ATAAGAAACTATCATCGTACTCGATAAATTTATCGTCGTCTAGCTCGAACGCTTCGTCTTGTTCGCGTTCCAGCGGCAGCAGCCATCATTCCAAAGTACCAGCGTCACCGTCGTCCAAAACCTCGACATCGTCATCAACGGGCACAGCCACTGGACAAACGCAAACTACGGCCAATGCCAGTGATGACCATAgcatgacgacgacgacgacatccTCAGCTCAATCAGGGGATGCAGTTCCGCGTGACGATCAAAAACAGTCTCCGCCACCACCTCCTCCTCGAAAACCGACTTCTTTAGATATGAAATTAGCGATTTTAAGAAAAGAAAtg CATGATCTACGTCAAATGGATTTATCTCTGCTGTCTCAACTTTGGTCGTTGAACGAAGCCATTCACGAGTTCCGCCAAATGCAAGAATCCCTGTCGCCTCATACACCTTCGTCTCATTCATCCGATGAAGACGATTGCGAATGTTATTACTCGAACGTTGATCCTCAAGGGGTTATTAACCAGAGCCAAAATACCACTGGGTCGAATTCTTCTAGATCTAGTGTCAATACGTCCAGAACTAATATTAGAGAGGCGTGA